Genomic DNA from Paenibacillus borealis:
GAGCGCTTCCGCAATTCGCGGATTGTCGTCTTCTCGACAGGCAATGTCTACCCGTTCACGCCGGTGGGCCAAGGCGGAGCAACGGAACGCACCCCGCCGAATGCGAACGGCGAGTATGGACAGTCCTGTCTGGGACGGGAGCGGATCTTCGAGCATTTCTCGCATAAGAACAATACGCCGATGTTCATCTACCGGCTCAATTATGCCATAGATTTGCGCTATGGCGTTCTGCTGGAGCTTGCCAGATCTGTTAAGGAGCAGCGGCCCATCGATCTGACGATGGGGCATGCCAATGTCATTTGGCAGGGGGATGCCAACGAGCTTGCCCTGCGCGCCCTGCTCCGCTGCAGCTCGCCGCCGAATGTCATGAACATCACCGGACCGGAGACGGTATCGCTGCGCTGGGCGGCTGCGGAGATCGGCCGCAGGCTGGGGACTGAGCCTGTCTTCACGGGTGCAGAAGCCCCTGAAGCCCTGCTGAGCAATGCTGCGAAGGCCGCAGCTTCCTTCGGATATCCCCGGGTATCGCTGGCACAGATGATCGATTGGGTGGCGGACTGGGTGGCTGCGGGCAGTGAGACCTGGAACAAGCCGACACATTTTCAGGAACGGGAGGGCAACTATTAATGGGAGCGAGCAGACAACCGTTAACTCCGGAGCTCTATGAAGCGCTGCATGAAGGTCTGGCGATTCCGGCACATCCCCTGGCCCTGACGGCAGAACGCAAGCTGGATGAACGCCGCCAGCGGGCCTTGACCCGTTACTATATCGCCTCCGGGGCAGGCGGAGTTGCTGTGGCGGTGCACTCTACGCAATTCGAAATCAGGGACCCCGGGATCGGGCTGCTGGAGCCGGTACTCAGGCTGGCTGCGGAAGAAGTGGAGCGTGCCGGACTTACCCGTCCTTTCCTGAAGGTGGCGGGAATATGCGGAGACATGGAGCAGGCTGTCCGGGAAGCGCAGCTTGCGGCAAATCTCGGTTATGAAGCGGGACTTCTCAGCATGGGCGGACTGCAGGACTGGAGCGAGGAGCAGCTGCTGGAACGCACCAGGAGAGTGGCGGATGTGATTCCCGTCTTCGGCTTCTATCTGCAGCCTTCCGTCGGCGGCCGGATCTTAAGCGTTGACTTTTGGCGGAGCTTTGCAGAGATCGAAGGGGTGATCGCGATCAAAATGGCACCGTTCAACCGTTATCAGAGCCTCGATGTGGTCCGGGCGGTGATGGAGTCCAGCCGCAGCAGCGAAATTGCTCTCTATACCGGCAATGACGATAATATCGTCACGGATCTGCTCACCACCTACCGCTTCAAGGTTAACGGGGAACCCATGGAGAAGAAAATTGTCGGCGGGCTGCTCGGCCACTGGGCGGTCTGGACAAGCAAGGCGGTTCAGCTTCTGGAGGCGATCCGAAAAATCCGTAATGATGCTGCCCTGTCAGCCAGCTGGCTGACCCTTGGCATTGAGGTGACCGACAGCAACGCGGCCTTGTTTGATCCGGCCCATCAATTTCACGGCTGTATTCCGGGCATTCATGAGGCGCTGCGCCGCCAGGGGCTGCTTGCAGGCTTGTGGTGCCTGAATCCGGAGGAGCAGCTCTCGCCCGGGCAGCTGGAGGAGATCAGCAGAGTCACCAGGGATTATCCCCATCTTACGGATGATGAATTCGTGGCAGCGCATTTGGAGGAATGGCTCCGCTAAAAGTGGCTCTGTTTCATATCTGAGTGGAACCCGAAAGCCCGGATATGATAAGCTCATGGCATCAGGCCAGCCCTGAACCAAGGAGGGAAATCTATGAGCAGCTTAATCACAGGCCAAGTCTATTCCGGGTTTCAAGTCATGAATCAGGAGTATATCCGGGAAATCGATTCCTCCGTATATACAATGGAGCATCAGCAGAGCGGTGCACGGCTGTTATATGTACAGAATCAGGATGATAACAAGGTGTTTAGTGTCACCTTTCGGACTCCGCCTGAGGACAGCACGGGAGTATTTCATATTCTGGAGCATTCGGTCCTGTGCGGCTCGGACAAATATCCTGTAAAGGAGCCGTTTGTAGAGCTGCTGAAGGGCTCAATGAAAACATTTCTGAACGCTTTTACCTTTGGCGACAAGACGATGTATCCGGTGGCCAGCCGGAATGAACAGGATTTTGCCAACTTAATGGAGGTATATCTGGACAGTGTGTTCCAGCCGAATATCTACAGCCAGCGGGAGATTTTTGAGCAGGAGGGCTGGCATTACGAGCTGCCGCATTCCGGGGATGAGCTGATCTATAAGGGTGTTGTCTACAACGAGATGAAAGGCTCTTATTCCTCACCCGTCACGGTGTTGATCGACCGGATCAAAAAGTCGCTCTACCCGGATACGGTATACCGTCATTCCTCCGGCGGAGATCCGGAAGCTATCCCTGCGCTGACCTATGAGCAGTTCCTGGAGGCGCACAGCCGTTATTACCACCCGTCCAACAGTTATTTCTATCTCTATGGAGACTTGAATATCGAAGCGCGGCTGCAATTGATCCATGAGGAATATCTCAGCCGCTACACCCGCAAGGATATCGATACAGGGATTGCCCTGCAGCAGCCGACCGGAATCACTGAGCTTACGGCGGAGTATCCCATTCTGGAGACCGAATCCGCTGCTGACAAGACTTACGTGAGTTTGAATTATGTAATCGGAACCTCCCTGGACCGGGAGCTGAATCTGGCCTTTGCCATTCTGAAAAGCATGCTGATGGACAGCAACGCCGCTCCGCTGAAACAGGCTTTGCTGGAGAGCGGACTCGGCAAGGATGTGGTCTCTTTCTATTCGGACAGTATGGTCCAGCCTATGCTGGGCATTGCCTTGACGCATTCTAATCCCTCCGCCAAGGATACTTTCGTGAATCTGGTCAGAACGACGTTAAGCCGCCTTGCAGCAGACGGCCTGGATGAGAAGCTGGTGCTGGCTGCAGTGAACAGCAAGGAATTTGAACTGCGGGAAGCGGACTTCACCCAGTATCCGAAGGGTTTGACCTATAATATGGAAGTAATGAAGGCCTGGCTGTATGATGGCTTGCCGTCCACCTATCTGGAGTATGAAGCAGCCCTTGCGTCTATCCGCGAACAAAGTGCAAACCGGTATTTCGAGCGGCTGATCGAGACCTACCTGCTGAATAGCGACCACTGCAGTGTCGTTGTCCTGAAGCCTTCCCAGACCCTTGCGGCAGACAAGGAAGCGGCGACCCGCAGCGGGCTGGCTGAATATAAGGCCTCTCTGATTCCGGAACAGCTCGATCAGCTGGTGTTAAATACACAGAAGCTGCTGGCGCGGCAGAACCATCCGGATGCAGCCGCGGATCTGCAGAAGCTTCCGAAGCTGTCTCTTCAGGATATTGACCGCAGCGCTCCGCCTGGAGTGCCCACCCGGGAGTATATGCTGGATGGAATCAGGGTGCTGCATCATGAAGCGGCTGCGGGTACCATCGCCTATATCAAGCTGTATTGGGACACCCGGGTTCTTGCGGCAGAACAGATTCCTTATCTGGAACTGCTGGCCAGGGTGCTGGGGCAACTGGAGACTGCGGCCTACAGCATTGAAGAGCTGACCAGTGAAATCGGGATCACAACTGGCGGCATCCGGTTTCAGAATGAGGTATTTGGGGCCGGCAAGGCTGCCGAAGGAAGCTACCAGCCCAAATTCAGCGCCCGCATCAAGGTCATGCAGGGCAACATTGGCGGTTCCCTGAAGCTGCTGCACGAGCTGCTCTACAATAGTAACTTGAATAATCTAACCAAGCTGCAGGAGATTGTCCGCCGGGAAGCCTCCGGCATGGAAGCGATGCTGAACCAGAAAGGCAATGAAATCGCAGCCAGCCGGGTGCTCTCCTATTTCTCGGATAGGGGGATGTATGAAGAGCAGCTTGGCGGGGTGGCCTATTACCGCTTTATTAAGGAGCTTGCCCGCCAGATTGACCAGCAGGCTGATCAGCTGGCTGATACCCTGAAGGGAATCTGCGGGGCTCTGTTCAATACGCAGAATTTAACCGTGTCAGTTACCGGAACCCTGGATAGTTACACGGAGTTCACCGCACACTTGTCGCAGCTGGACCTGCGGAACCGGCAGGTTAAGTTCATGCCTCTCTTGACTGTAGAGGACCAGGCGGTTAACGAAGGCTTCATGTCCGCCAGCCAGGTGCAGTATGTGGTCAAAGGATATGATTTCACGAAGCTTGGGTTTGCATATTCCGGCAAGCTGCAGGTGCTCAAAAGAATCCTCAGCCTGACCTACCTGTGGAATGCAGTCCGGGTCAAGGGCGGGGCTTATGGCGGAAATCTGGTTCTGCGCAGAGACGGTGTGCTCCTGTTTACTTCTTACCGTGATCCGAATTTGCAGGAGACGCTGGAGATTTACGACCGGGCGTATCTGTTTGCCGGAGAATTTGCCGCAGATGATGAGGAGATGACGAAGGCGATCATCGGCACGCTGGCCATGGTTGACCAGCCGCTGAGTCCCGGCGCACAAGGCCGGCAGGCGGACCGGCATTATTTTGAACAGATCTCCGGTGAAGACCTGCAGCAGGAACGGAATGAAATCCTGGCAGCAACCTCCGGGGATATCAGGCAATATGCCGGTCTGCTTCAGGCTGTGGCGGAGCAGAACTACTTCAGTGTGGTCGGCAATGAGTCCAAGCTGAAATCGGCCCGGGCCCTATTCGGCAGCCTGGAGGAACTTGTGAAGTAATTGGCGTATTCTTCTGCAGTCCCGGTTAACATAACCGGGACTGTTTTCAGGTTATAGGGTAGCGGTGGTTTATCTCCAGAAGGCTATTACAGACCGCCGGTTATGCCGAACTCGCCCTAGGTTAATCAGCAAGGTCCCAAGGCGGCGGGGATTCCGGTTTTTTGCCGCGCAGAAATTTATATTTTGAATATTTAACTATTTGGATTTAAAATATAAGGATTACTGACTAAGCGTATGCTTTCGAAGCAAGTTTTGCGAAGGGGACTCCCATGGAGCAGATGCTAACATAACTTTTAGGAGGAACAACAAGTGGAACTTGGAATAAGCACCTTTGTCGAGACAACGCCTGATGTGAATACCGGTGAGACTCTGAGCCACGCGCAGCGGCTGCGTGAAGTGGTGGAGGAAATTGTGCTCGCTGATCAGGTGGGACTGGATGTATACGGCGTAGGTGAGCATCACCGGCCTGATTTTGCAGCTTCATCGCCTGCGGTTCTAATGGCGGCAGCTGCACCACTGACGACCAGAATCCGCCTGACCAGTGCAGTTATGATTCTCTCGTCAGCCGATCCGGTGCGTGTATTTCAGGATTTCGCCACACTGGACGGGATTTCGGGCGGACGTGCCGAGATTATGGTGGGCCGTGGCTCCTTCGTCGAGTCTTTCCCGTTATTCGGTTATGATCTGAAGGATTATGAAGCACTGTTTGACGAGAAGCTCGATTTATTGCTGAAGCTCCGCGAATCGGACAAGGTGACCTGGAGCGGGAAGCACCGTCCGGCGATATCGAATTTGGGGATTTATCCGCGTCCGGAGCAGAATCCGCTGCCTGTATGGATTGCGAGTGCCGGAAGTCCGGAGTCTGCGGTCCGTGCCGGCACACTGGGCTTGCCGTTTGCTCTGGCGATTATCGGCAATGTGAATCCTTCGGATTATGCTACGCATGTACGGCTGTACAAGGAGGCAGCGGCCAAGGCCGGTCATGATGTGTCGCAGCTGCCGATTGCCTCCCACTCCCATGGCTTCATCGCGAAGAGCACTGAGCTGGCCATGGAGAAGTTCTTCCCGTCCACTCACGCGCGGACAAATTTCCGGGCGGTGGAGAAAGGACTGCCTTCGTACGGGCGTGCGGATTATGATGCGGCGAGCAGCTTTGACGGAGCTTTATATGTAGGCGATCCGGAGACGGTTGCCCGCAAAATCATCCACCTGCACCAGCATGTGGGGATTACGCGGTTCCTGCTGCATGTGCCGCACGGCTCAATGCCCCATGCCGAGGTAATGGAGGCGATCCGCCTCTTCGGAACTGAAGTAGCGCCTATAGTACGGGCGGAAACCGCCCGTTTGAAGAGGGTATAGACTAGCTGCTTTTTGCCGCAAGAGATTTCTCGTTGATGGAAAAATCCTGCACAAAATACAACATTTTCTTCACAAACCCGGCCTTAATCGGAAAATGTTGTATAAAATGCAGCATTCCTCCTTCTCCAGGCGGTTTAGCGGGAGAATTCCTGTATTTCATACAACAATTCTCCCGCAGCCCCAGGTATCGCAGGGTTAAAGTTGCAATCCTTACAACATTTTTGAATCAGTCTCGTTTAACCTGCAGCGATTAACCGGTGACTTGCTTGACAGGCAGTTATAGTTCGGCTTATATCTAACAAAGAGACCCCGGACACTAGGCCCGGGGTCTTCGTCTGAGCGGTGGAGGATTCAAGTAATGGAAGCCTCATATATTGCAAGGGTGGAAGCAGCGAGTGTGCTGTTAAATTCTTCGTCACTCTGCTGATCGCTGAGACCCTGGGACAAGGCGCGCGAGAAGCTGGCGATGAGTCCGTGCTGGCGGGCCAGCTTCTCATTCGCTTCTGCCTGGGTATAACCACCGGATAATGCCACGATGCGGACTACATGCGGATCTGCGGCGAGTTCGCTGTACAAATTATCTTCAGTCGGAAGAGACAGCTTCAGCATGACCTTGACGCCATCCTCCAGAGCAGATAAATGGGCGGCTAATTCGCGCTTCAGCAGCTGTTCGGACTCTGCCTTATCCGGGCTGAGAATGTCTACTTCCGGTTCAATAATCGGCACTAGCCCGTAACCGGCGATTTGCCTGGCAACGGCGAACTGCTGCTCTACAACTTGCCGGATACCCTCCGGGTTAGCCTCATGGATCACTGAGCGCATCTTGGTGCCGAAGATATTCCTCTGGACCGCCCGTTTGAGCAGGTCATCGAGACCGGGAATGGGCTTCATAAGCTGAACGCCATCCTTCTGCGCGGCCAGTCCCTGGTCAATTTTCAAAAAAGGCACGATGCCTTTCTGTTCCCATAAATAATCGGCGGTTAATTGCCCGTCTATGAAACGGTCCATCGTGTTCTCAAACAGAATGGCGCCGAGAATATGCTCCGAATTAAAAGCGGGACTCTGAATAATGCGTGTTCTCATCCCGTGGACCATCGCGTACATCTCTTCGTCACCCTTGTAGCGGTCTTCCTTAATGCCGTATTGCAGCAGCGCTTTAGGTGTACTGCCTCCGCTCTGATCCAGTGCAGCAATGAATCCCTTGCCTGTGTGAATTCTGTCCAATTGTTTCGTATTCATGGATAATTGTCCTTCCCTTCTACGAAATGAAATGGTGACTCCATCTGTTTAGTATAGCACTTTTGCATATAGACATACATTTGAGGCACAGCTGTGGTCTGAAACTTCCGGCACTATTCCCCGGCAAGGAGTAGGAAATACGAATGGATAAGGCGAATCTATCTAGCAATCAGTACTTGATCAGAAAGGGAGGGGCCAAAATGA
This window encodes:
- a CDS encoding NAD-dependent epimerase/dehydratase family protein gives rise to the protein MQIPTQPVIQSIQELEDRLASPSAALLEELTRLDGDIMLLGVGGKMGPSLARLAVNAIREAGLDKKVIGVSRFSNDALKQELIEAGVEVIAADLSDDSALQALPDTKNILYMAGNKFGTTGNEHFTWMMNAYLPGRVAERFRNSRIVVFSTGNVYPFTPVGQGGATERTPPNANGEYGQSCLGRERIFEHFSHKNNTPMFIYRLNYAIDLRYGVLLELARSVKEQRPIDLTMGHANVIWQGDANELALRALLRCSSPPNVMNITGPETVSLRWAAAEIGRRLGTEPVFTGAEAPEALLSNAAKAAASFGYPRVSLAQMIDWVADWVAAGSETWNKPTHFQEREGNY
- a CDS encoding Atu2307/SP_0267 family LLM class monooxygenase, giving the protein MELGISTFVETTPDVNTGETLSHAQRLREVVEEIVLADQVGLDVYGVGEHHRPDFAASSPAVLMAAAAPLTTRIRLTSAVMILSSADPVRVFQDFATLDGISGGRAEIMVGRGSFVESFPLFGYDLKDYEALFDEKLDLLLKLRESDKVTWSGKHRPAISNLGIYPRPEQNPLPVWIASAGSPESAVRAGTLGLPFALAIIGNVNPSDYATHVRLYKEAAAKAGHDVSQLPIASHSHGFIAKSTELAMEKFFPSTHARTNFRAVEKGLPSYGRADYDAASSFDGALYVGDPETVARKIIHLHQHVGITRFLLHVPHGSMPHAEVMEAIRLFGTEVAPIVRAETARLKRV
- a CDS encoding fructose bisphosphate aldolase — its product is MNTKQLDRIHTGKGFIAALDQSGGSTPKALLQYGIKEDRYKGDEEMYAMVHGMRTRIIQSPAFNSEHILGAILFENTMDRFIDGQLTADYLWEQKGIVPFLKIDQGLAAQKDGVQLMKPIPGLDDLLKRAVQRNIFGTKMRSVIHEANPEGIRQVVEQQFAVARQIAGYGLVPIIEPEVDILSPDKAESEQLLKRELAAHLSALEDGVKVMLKLSLPTEDNLYSELAADPHVVRIVALSGGYTQAEANEKLARQHGLIASFSRALSQGLSDQQSDEEFNSTLAASTLAIYEASIT
- a CDS encoding dihydrodipicolinate synthase family protein; protein product: MGASRQPLTPELYEALHEGLAIPAHPLALTAERKLDERRQRALTRYYIASGAGGVAVAVHSTQFEIRDPGIGLLEPVLRLAAEEVERAGLTRPFLKVAGICGDMEQAVREAQLAANLGYEAGLLSMGGLQDWSEEQLLERTRRVADVIPVFGFYLQPSVGGRILSVDFWRSFAEIEGVIAIKMAPFNRYQSLDVVRAVMESSRSSEIALYTGNDDNIVTDLLTTYRFKVNGEPMEKKIVGGLLGHWAVWTSKAVQLLEAIRKIRNDAALSASWLTLGIEVTDSNAALFDPAHQFHGCIPGIHEALRRQGLLAGLWCLNPEEQLSPGQLEEISRVTRDYPHLTDDEFVAAHLEEWLR
- a CDS encoding insulinase family protein translates to MSSLITGQVYSGFQVMNQEYIREIDSSVYTMEHQQSGARLLYVQNQDDNKVFSVTFRTPPEDSTGVFHILEHSVLCGSDKYPVKEPFVELLKGSMKTFLNAFTFGDKTMYPVASRNEQDFANLMEVYLDSVFQPNIYSQREIFEQEGWHYELPHSGDELIYKGVVYNEMKGSYSSPVTVLIDRIKKSLYPDTVYRHSSGGDPEAIPALTYEQFLEAHSRYYHPSNSYFYLYGDLNIEARLQLIHEEYLSRYTRKDIDTGIALQQPTGITELTAEYPILETESAADKTYVSLNYVIGTSLDRELNLAFAILKSMLMDSNAAPLKQALLESGLGKDVVSFYSDSMVQPMLGIALTHSNPSAKDTFVNLVRTTLSRLAADGLDEKLVLAAVNSKEFELREADFTQYPKGLTYNMEVMKAWLYDGLPSTYLEYEAALASIREQSANRYFERLIETYLLNSDHCSVVVLKPSQTLAADKEAATRSGLAEYKASLIPEQLDQLVLNTQKLLARQNHPDAAADLQKLPKLSLQDIDRSAPPGVPTREYMLDGIRVLHHEAAAGTIAYIKLYWDTRVLAAEQIPYLELLARVLGQLETAAYSIEELTSEIGITTGGIRFQNEVFGAGKAAEGSYQPKFSARIKVMQGNIGGSLKLLHELLYNSNLNNLTKLQEIVRREASGMEAMLNQKGNEIAASRVLSYFSDRGMYEEQLGGVAYYRFIKELARQIDQQADQLADTLKGICGALFNTQNLTVSVTGTLDSYTEFTAHLSQLDLRNRQVKFMPLLTVEDQAVNEGFMSASQVQYVVKGYDFTKLGFAYSGKLQVLKRILSLTYLWNAVRVKGGAYGGNLVLRRDGVLLFTSYRDPNLQETLEIYDRAYLFAGEFAADDEEMTKAIIGTLAMVDQPLSPGAQGRQADRHYFEQISGEDLQQERNEILAATSGDIRQYAGLLQAVAEQNYFSVVGNESKLKSARALFGSLEELVK